Proteins from a single region of Synchiropus splendidus isolate RoL2022-P1 chromosome 3, RoL_Sspl_1.0, whole genome shotgun sequence:
- the LOC128756193 gene encoding putative ferric-chelate reductase 1 isoform X1, with protein MNINGMHKLVTTLCFILLSTPVAETMTTVMPITAMETEANTQTGGVETTVITEETTGSATETTIITQLPGNTATPPRTIVRTTAIIPNYDVAPLTGSFSSADCGSTKLCAAEPTQCDPSTAADCFFFAATQTSGRNFECQLSGPSAGYIAVTLSTDPTLGGNDTTYVCANDRGNVRFIGAFLDNQELSQTSTLNANEVKGRVDNGNEILCTFKATVPASASRTTGFTIGLSKGSYNSTTGALGNTDTVFQSPTLDLANSSANVTNVLANTTSSTTTATPTTRTATVVSTTSQATVPQQSLTQGKNASERPVGQKSIFHAEVPSLFLCSSPHHCGRVEPAHAMRTLTDMNVA; from the exons ATGAATATCAACG GGATGCACAAACTGGTCACCACCCTGTGCTTCATACTGCTGTCGACTCCCGTGGCTGAGACAATGACAACAGTTATGCCGATAACAGCAATGGAAACAGAAGCAAACACCCAAACAGGTGGTGTGGAGACGACCGTGATCACTGAAGAGACAACAGGAAGTGCCACGGAAACAACCATTATCACACAACTACCAGGAAACACAGCAACGCCTCCACGGACCATCGTCCGGACCACTGCTATCATTCCTAACTACGACGTGGCTCCGCTGACG GGATCTTTCAGTAGCGCTGACTGTGGCTCCACAAAGCTGTGTGCAGCTGAGCCCACTCAGTGTGATCCATCAACAGCAGcagattgtttcttttttgcagCCACCCAAACGTCTGGTCGGAATTTTGAGTGTCAACTCTCAGGACCTAGTGCTGGGTACATAGCCGTCACCTTATCAACTGACCCCACCTTG GGGGGCAACGACACCACGTATGTTTGTGCCAATGATCGGGGCAACGTCAGGTTCATAGGTGCCTTTCTCGACAAccaagagctgagccagacaTCAACG TTGAATGCCAACGAGGTGAAAGGAAGAGTAGATAATGGGAATGAAATCCTCTGTACATTTAAAGCGACCGTTCCGGCCTCAGCGTCGAGAACGACTGGTTTCACAATTGGACTGTCAAAAGGATCCTACAATAGCA CCACTGGTGCACTTggaaacacagacacagtgtTTCAGTCCCCCACTCTGGACTTGGCCAACAGCAGTGCCAATGTCACCAACGTCCTGGCTAACACCACCTCGAGTACCACCACAGCTACACCTACCACTCGCACAGCCACTGTTGTCTCCACAACAAGTCAAGCTACAGTTCCCCAGCAGTCGCTGACACAAGGTAAGAATGCGTCTGAAAGGCCAGTAGGACAAAAGTCGATATTTCATGCTGAAgtcccctctctctttctctgcagcTCTCCTCATCACTGTGGGCGTGTTGAGCCTGCTCATGCTATGAGGACCTTGACAGACATGAATGTAGCTTGA
- the LOC128756193 gene encoding putative ferric-chelate reductase 1 isoform X2: MNINGMHKLVTTLCFILLSTPVAETMTTVMPITAMETEANTQTGGVETTVITEETTGSATETTIITQLPGNTATPPRTIVRTTAIIPNYDVAPLTGSFSSADCGSTKLCAAEPTQCDPSTAADCFFFAATQTSGRNFECQLSGPSAGYIAVTLSTDPTLGGNDTTYVCANDRGNVRFIGAFLDNQELSQTSTLNANEVKGRVDNGNEILCTFKATVPASASRTTGFTIGLSKGSYNSTTGALGNTDTVFQSPTLDLANSSANVTNVLANTTSSTTTATPTTRTATVVSTTSQATVPQQSLTQALLITVGVLSLLML; this comes from the exons ATGAATATCAACG GGATGCACAAACTGGTCACCACCCTGTGCTTCATACTGCTGTCGACTCCCGTGGCTGAGACAATGACAACAGTTATGCCGATAACAGCAATGGAAACAGAAGCAAACACCCAAACAGGTGGTGTGGAGACGACCGTGATCACTGAAGAGACAACAGGAAGTGCCACGGAAACAACCATTATCACACAACTACCAGGAAACACAGCAACGCCTCCACGGACCATCGTCCGGACCACTGCTATCATTCCTAACTACGACGTGGCTCCGCTGACG GGATCTTTCAGTAGCGCTGACTGTGGCTCCACAAAGCTGTGTGCAGCTGAGCCCACTCAGTGTGATCCATCAACAGCAGcagattgtttcttttttgcagCCACCCAAACGTCTGGTCGGAATTTTGAGTGTCAACTCTCAGGACCTAGTGCTGGGTACATAGCCGTCACCTTATCAACTGACCCCACCTTG GGGGGCAACGACACCACGTATGTTTGTGCCAATGATCGGGGCAACGTCAGGTTCATAGGTGCCTTTCTCGACAAccaagagctgagccagacaTCAACG TTGAATGCCAACGAGGTGAAAGGAAGAGTAGATAATGGGAATGAAATCCTCTGTACATTTAAAGCGACCGTTCCGGCCTCAGCGTCGAGAACGACTGGTTTCACAATTGGACTGTCAAAAGGATCCTACAATAGCA CCACTGGTGCACTTggaaacacagacacagtgtTTCAGTCCCCCACTCTGGACTTGGCCAACAGCAGTGCCAATGTCACCAACGTCCTGGCTAACACCACCTCGAGTACCACCACAGCTACACCTACCACTCGCACAGCCACTGTTGTCTCCACAACAAGTCAAGCTACAGTTCCCCAGCAGTCGCTGACACAAG cTCTCCTCATCACTGTGGGCGTGTTGAGCCTGCTCATGCTATGA